The genomic region AGTTGTTCCGCTATATGGAAGATGGATATTAAATACTATATTTTATGCAGGTGCATTAACTGTAGGCCATTTGATTTTAGACACATTGGGAGGATATGCATTTGCAAGATTACATTTTCCATTAAAAAATTTTTGGTTTTCACTCTTTTTAGCAACAATGATGATTCCTTTTCAGGTTATTATGATACCTCAATATAATTTAATGGTGAAGTTTGGTCTTGTTAATACATATACTGGTTTAATTTTACCAAAATTAACAGGAGTATTTGGTCTTTTTTTAATGAGACAATTTTTTCTAAATTTTCCAAAAGAACTTGAAGAGGCAGCAAGAATTGATGGCGCTGGAATAATAAAAACATTTTTTACTATTGTAGCTCCAAATGCAAAACCTGCTATGACTGCATTGGCTATATATACTTTTTTAGGTGCATGGAACGATTTTATGTGGCCTTTAATAATCACATCTGATAAAAATATGTATACTTTAACTATGGGATTAAATTTTTTTAAAACATCATATTACACCTTCTGGCAATATATGATGGCAGCATCAATTCTTATGACAATTCCTATGATAATAATTTTCTTATCTTTCCAAAACCAATTTATAGAATCTGGAAAAGCTTCAGCAATTAAAGGTTAGGAGGAGTGGATATGTTGGAAGCTGTAATATTTGACATGGATGGAGTAATTACGGATACCGTCCCTTTGCATTACAATGCATGGAAGAAAATGTTCGAAAAACACGGCTATTATTTTGATTTCAATGTATACAAAGAAAAGGTTGATGGAAAACCGAGAATGAAAGGAATTTCATCTGTGGCAACAAATGTTGATGAAAAAACATTAAATCAAATGGCTGAGGAGAAACAAAATTATTTTTTAGAATATATTGAGAAAACTCCTCCAGAAATATTTCAAGATACATGGAATTTCATTAAAGAATTAAAAAAATATAAAATAAAAATAGCAGTAGCCTCATCAAGCAAAAACACAAAAAAAATATTAGAATCTTTAAAAATATATGATGTTTTTGATACTGTAGTTACGGGATATGACTTTATTCATGGAAAACCTAATCCAGAAATATTTTTAATTGCAGCCAATAGATTAAATGTTTCTCCTGAAAATTGTATTGTAATAGAAGATGCAATAGAAGGTATTAATGCCGGAATTAATGCA from Marinitoga aeolica harbors:
- a CDS encoding carbohydrate ABC transporter permease, coding for MNRKFKLAKTISYIILISYALISLFPFFWAFLVSITPLNGINHDTGEKFGIDIMQWPPNINLFKIPPKVFGVNATLKNYIKIFEVVPLYGRWILNTIFYAGALTVGHLILDTLGGYAFARLHFPLKNFWFSLFLATMMIPFQVIMIPQYNLMVKFGLVNTYTGLILPKLTGVFGLFLMRQFFLNFPKELEEAARIDGAGIIKTFFTIVAPNAKPAMTALAIYTFLGAWNDFMWPLIITSDKNMYTLTMGLNFFKTSYYTFWQYMMAASILMTIPMIIIFLSFQNQFIESGKASAIKG
- a CDS encoding HAD family hydrolase produces the protein MLEAVIFDMDGVITDTVPLHYNAWKKMFEKHGYYFDFNVYKEKVDGKPRMKGISSVATNVDEKTLNQMAEEKQNYFLEYIEKTPPEIFQDTWNFIKELKKYKIKIAVASSSKNTKKILESLKIYDVFDTVVTGYDFIHGKPNPEIFLIAANRLNVSPENCIVIEDAIEGINAGINAKMFTIGIARHGNNKELSHANLVVKSLNEIKLDNLISIFQEAKK